One Mauremys reevesii isolate NIE-2019 linkage group 27, ASM1616193v1, whole genome shotgun sequence genomic region harbors:
- the LOC120392139 gene encoding keratin, type I cytoskeletal 14-like codes for MTTSVRQYSSSTSLKGLGGLGGLGGGSTRVSSVNLGGPYRAPSIHGGSGGFSVSSSRYVSGVGSSLGGGYGGSYGSSFGGGYGGGLGGGLGGGFGGGYGGGYGGGLGGGLGGGLGGGFGGGYGGGYGGGDGILPAGEKETMQNLNDRLATYLDKVRALEEANSDLEIKIKEWYKKQGPSPDRDYSPYYRTIEDLRSKILAATIDNANIVLQIDNARLAADDFRTKFETELALRMSVEADINGLRRVLDELTLARADLEMQIENLKEELAYLKKNHEEEMNILRSQLGGDITVEMDAAPGVDLTKILADMREQYESLAEKNRKEAEHWFFTKTEELNREVAMNTEQLQSGKSEITELRRTVQGLEIELQSQLSMKAALEGTLAETESRYGAQLAQLQALITSVEEQLAELRCDMERQNHEYKILVDVKTRLEQEIATYRRLLEGEDAHIASQYSATLSSQAGRDVISSARQVRTIVEEVQDGKVVSSREQVQLSTR; via the exons ATGACCACCAGCGTCAGGCAATATTCCTCGTCTACATCCCTAAAGGGGTTAGGTGGATTAGGTGGATTAGGAGGTGGCTCCACACGGGTTTCCTCTGTGAATCTTGGAGGTCCCTACAGAGCCCCAAGTATTCATGGGGGATCTGGTGGCTTTTCTGTCTCCTCTTCTAGGTATGTCTCTGGAGTAGGAAGTAGCCTGGGTGGTGGCTATGGGGGGAGCTACGGTAGTAGCTTTGGAGGTGGCTATGGGGGTGGCCTTGGTGGTGGCCTTGGAGGTGGCTTTGGAGGTGGCTATGGGGGTGGCTATGGGGGTGGCCTTGGAGGTGGCCTTGGTGGTGGCCTTGGAGGTGGCTTTGGAGGTGGCTATGGGGGTGGCTATGGGGGTGGTGATGGCATTCTCCCTGCGGGTGAGAAGGAAACTATGCAGAACCTGAACGACCGCCTGGCTACCTACCTGGACAAGGTGCGCGCTCTGGAGGAGGCCAATTCTGATCTGGAGATTAAGATCAAGGAATGGTATAAGAAGCAGGGACCCAGTCCTGACCGTGACTACAGCCCATATTACAGGACAATTGAAGACCTGAGGAGCAAG ATCCTTGCTGCCACTATCGACAATGCCAACATTGTCTTACAGATTGACAATGCCAGGCTGGCAGCTGATGACTTCAGAACCAA GTTTGAGACAGAGCTGGCCCTGCGCATGAGTGTTGAGGCTGACATCAACGGCCTGCGCAGAGTGCTGGATGAGCTGACCCTGGCCAGAGCTGACCTGGAGATGCAGATTGAAAACCTGAAGGAAGAGCTGGCTTACCTCAAGAAAAACCATGAGGAG GAAATGAATATACTACGGAGCCAGCTGGGTGGAGATATCACTGTGGAGATGGACGCCGCTCCTGGGGTTGACCTGACCAAGATCCTGGCTGACATGAGAGAGCAGTATGAGAGCTTGGCAGAGAAGAACCGTAAAGAGGCCGAGCATTGGTTCTTCACCAAG ACAGAAGAGCTGAACCGAGAAGTAGCCATGAACACGGAACAGTTGCAGAGCGGCAAGTCGGAGATCACAGAACTAAGACGCACCGTCCAGGGCCTGGAGATAGAGCTGCAGTCCCAGCTCAGCATG AAAGCCGCTCTGGAAGGCACCTTGGCGGAGACAGAATCTCGCTATGGCGCCCAGTTGGCACAGCTCCAGGCCCTGATCACTAGCGTGGAGGAGCAGCTGGCCGAGCTCCGATGCGACATGGAGCGCCAGAACCACGAGTACAAGATTCTTGTGGACGTAAAGACGCGCCTGGAGCAAGAGATTGCCACGTACCGCCGCCTGCTGGAGGGCGAGGATGCCCA CATTGCTTCCCAGTACTCGGCAACGCTGTCCTCGCAGGCTGGGAGAGATG TAATCTCATCCGCTCGTCAAGTCCGCACGATTGTTGAGGAGGTCCAAGATGGAAAGGTGGTCTCTTCCCGTGAGCAGGTTCAGCTTTCCACCCGCTAA
- the LOC120392142 gene encoding keratin, type I cytoskeletal 19-like: MSCSTKQTVTLSTKGRSSGGSCAVGGGGGGRISSVSSGRYSSCGIGSSGGFSGRSYSGGASCGAGLSAGSFSGGSYGGVLAGGLPGYGYGGCSSIGFGGGSTRCGYGGGFGGVVGGGFGGVVGGGFGGAVGGGFGGVCGDGAFVTCDEKLTMQNLNDRLASYLDKVRCLEEENAALECKIREWYAHHGHTGIPKDYSCYYKEIEDLQNQIVCATLDNNKIILNIDNSRMTADDFRLKYETELALRQSVEADINGLRQVLDELTLCRSDLEAQLECLKEELCCLKKNHEEEINCLRNQTTGDVSVEVNSCPGPDLKKILEEMRCQYETMIAQNRKEVEDWYECKIEEVNREVITSSQEVESCNSQVSELRRQLQCLEIDLQALLSQRGNLEASLAETESRYNSHLCQLQQQITCVEQQLAELRAEIESQNHEYKVLLDVKCRLEQEIHTYRCLLEGGQRDIVGSEGGIGVGGGIGGGTVIKTSHSYSSSSHSLPHVTSCHPCDLKGHGGKICD; this comes from the exons ATGAGCTGCAGCACCAAGCAGACTGTTACTCTCTCTACCAAAGGGAGGAGTAGTGGTGGTAGCTGTGCGgttggaggtggtggtggaggaaGGATTTCTTCAGTCTCTTCTGGAAGATATAGCTCTTGTGGGATAGGCAGCAGTGGAGGCTTTTCGGGTAGGAGTTACAGTGGTGGAGCGAGTTGTGGAGCGGGACTGAGTGCTGGTAGCTTTTCTGGAGGTAGCTATGGAGGTGTCTTAGCAGGAGGTCTCCCAGGATATGGCTATGGAGGTTGTTCCAGCATTGGGTTTGGCGGTGGCAGTACCCGCTGTGGATATGGAGGTGGCTTTGGTGGTGTAGTTGGAGGTGGCTTTGGTGGTGTAGTTGGTGGCGGCTTTGGTGGTGCAGTTGGTGGTGGCTTTGGTGGTGTTTGTGGAGATGGCGCATTTGTCACTTGTGATGAAAAGCTGACCATGCAGAACCTTAATGACCGCCTGGCTTCTTACCTGGACAAGGTGCGATGCCTGGAGGAAGAAAATGCTGCCCTAGAGTGCAAAATCAGGGAATGGTATGCCCATCATGGACACACCGGTATACCAAAGGACTACAGCTGCTACTATAAGGAAATAGAAGATCTTCAAAATCAG ATCGTTTGCGCTACCCTAGACAACAACAAGATCATTCTGAACATTGATAACAGCAGGATGACAGCTGATGACTTCAGACTGAA GTATGAGACTGAGCTGGCCCTTCGCCAGAGTGTGGAGGCCGATATTAATGGCTTGCGCCAAGTTCTGGACGAACTGACCCTGTGCAGGTCTGACCTGGAGGCGCAGCTCGAGTGCCTGAAGGAGGAGCTGTGTTGTCTGAAGAAGAACCATGAGGAG GAAATCAATTGTCTGAGAAACCAGACCACTGGTGATGTGAGTGTGGAGGTCAATTCCTGTCCTGGCCCAGATCTGAAGAAAATCCTAGAGGAGATGAGATGCCAGTATGAAACGATGATCGCGCAAAATCGCAAAGAGGTTGAGGATTGGTATGAATGCAAG ATTGAGGAGGTGAATCGTGAGGTCATCACAAGCAGTCAGGAGGTTGAGTCGTGCAACAGCCAGGTCTCTGAACTTAGACGTCAGTTGCAGTGCCTGGAGATTGATCTGCAAGCCCTTCTTAGCCAG AGGGGCAACCTGGAAGCCTCTTTGGCTGAAACCGAAAGTCGCTACAACAGCCACCTGTGCCAGTTACAGCAACAGATCACCTGTGTGGAGCAGCAACTGGCTGAACTGCGAGCAGAAATTGAGTCCCAGAACCACGAGTACAAGGTCCTCCTGGATGTCAAATGTCGACTGGAGCAGGAGATTCACACTTACCGCTGCCTGCTGGAAGGAGGACAGCGTGACATTGT GGGCTCGGAAGGCGGGATTGGCGTAGGAGGTGGAATAGGAGGAGGAACGGTCATTAAAACTTCCCACTCCTACTCTTCATCTTCCCACTCTCTCCCCCATGTCACGTCTTGCCACCCTTGTGATCTAAAAG GGCATGGCGGAAAGATTTGTGACTAA